The Musa acuminata AAA Group cultivar baxijiao chromosome BXJ2-5, Cavendish_Baxijiao_AAA, whole genome shotgun sequence genomic interval CATCTCCTCGGCTGGCTGTTGcctgaggccacctcctcggctacAGGTAGTCCAAGGCtatctcctcggctgcatgttgcccgaggccaTCTCCTTGGCCGCCTATTGCCcaaggccacctcctcggctgcAGGTAGTCCGAGGCcatctcctcggctgcatgttgcccgaggccaTCTCCTCGGCCGCCTGTTGCCCGAGGCGACCTCCTCGGCTGCAGGTAGTCCGAGGCAATCTCCTCGGCTGCAGGTAGTCCGAGGCCATCCTCTCGGCTGTATGTTGCCCGAGGCCATCTCCTCGGCTGCAGGTAGTCCGAGGCCATcctctcggctgcatgttgcccgaggccaTCTCCTCGGTCGCCTGTTGCCCGAGGCCATCTCCTCGGTCGCCTgtagcccgaggccacctcctcgactGCATGTAGTCCGAGGCCAtctcctcggttgcatgttgcccgaggccaTCTCCTCGGCTGCCTATTGCCCGAGGCCATCTCCTCGGCCGCCTGTTGCCCGAGGCCAtctcctcggttgcatgttgcccgaggccaTCTCCTCGGCCGCCtgttgcccgaggccacctcctcggctgcAGGTAGTCCGAGGCCATCTCCTCGGCTGCAGGTAGTCCGAGGCCATCctctcggctgcttgttgcccgagtcCATCTCCTCGGTCGCCTGTTGCCCGAGGCCATCTCCTCGGCCGCCTgtagcccgaggccacctcctcggctgcTGGTAGTCCGAGGCCatctcctcggtcgcatgttgccCGCGGCCATCTCCTCGGCCGCCtgttgcccgaggccacctcctcggctgcatgtagtCCGAAGCcatctcctcggctgcatgttgcctgaGGCCATCTCCTCGGTCGCATGACTCTCgcgaccacgcttgcgcggtctgtccgcctgcatcgtgctactcggctgcatgaccctcgcgaccacgcctgcgcggtctgtccgcctgcgttgtgctgctCAGCCGCATGACcattgcgaccacgcctgcgtggtctgcccgcctgcgtcgtgatcctcggccacataatgcccgagaccacacctgcgcggtcggcCCGTCTACATCGTGCTCGTTGGCtctatgttcccgagacacacctgcgcggccagcccacctgcgtcgtgctccttggccccatgttcccgagacacgcctgcgcggccagcccgcctgcgtcgtgctccttggctccatgctccccgagaacgtgcttgcgcggccagcccgcctgcgtcgtgctccttggctccatgcttcccgagatcacacctgcgcgactAGTCCGCTTATCgtgttcctcggctccatgctccccgagacacgcctgtagcccacctgcgtcgtgctccttggctccatgctccccgagaatgtgcctgcgcggccagcccgcctacatcgtgttcctcggctccatgctccccgagacacgcctgcagcccgcctgcatcatgctcctcggctccatgctctccgagacacacctgcgcggccagcccgcctacattgtgttcctcggctccatgcttcccgagatcacacctgcacggctagcccgcctgcatcgtgttcctcggctccatgcttcccgagatcacacctgcgcggctagcccgcctgcatcgtgttcctcggctccatgctgacCGAGTCGcacctgcgcagccagcccgcctacATCTTGCTCCTCGGCCCCCagctcccgagacacgcctgcgcggccagcccgcctgcgtcgtgctcctcgactccatgtcccccgagaccacctccctcGCCGCAACTTGCCCGTCCAAAACGAGCTCAACCTCATGTCGCCTGAGACTACTACAACACCAAAGgacaaagccatgcctcggactcccccccCAATTGCaataaccgacgcatagcttcttccggggggggaatatgataggggtaataatggcgatatgACGTGTCATGACGTCGGCCTCACTTGGGCGCCACTCTAtccgaggaggagggcaataatgctgactcgacatgCACTGACGTcgcccgctctcagacaacgacttcatcgtcgtctgaccccgcgcgcttaaccgaggcagaggaggacaACGACCGAAGCTCGctcataccctgcggcagttcggttctccacgcaacgtcaatggcaatgtcagacgccatcaaaggtacgatcctgcctcccacaGGCAAGCACATTAGGTAACACTAaactgccctataaatacccccgagttctaaaggaAGGGAGAGGACACTTCTTCACTAAAAAAAACTCCccccacatcatctgacttgatcgtcggaggggtcgggctgagctttcgactcgacctgtgtgcaggtaccagGGTGGGATCGCATCTCCCGGCACCGTGGAAAAGCTTCACTCCCGGTGCAACGGCCCGACCGGACCATCGCAACCGGCCACCCCAACTGACCCGAGGAACGCCGCGCAAGATCCCcgtgcattcggacccgaaccaagtcgtgtcggccccgaggccacggcatacagttgtttcccgcaacaataataaattaaatatatgttACTTATTTATTGTTCTCCAACTTGAGGTTATAATATGTATTATCTATTTCGGCTTACATCACAGTCTTTTGTTTCAGAATTTGCTCATCTCATAACCCCCACATAAATCTTCGCCACCACATCCTTCCCGGGTACACGAAGGGGAGAAGGTGAGCCCTGCACAGAGGACAGGTTTCGCGGCCGACGTCAACCCACCTATCTATGCACTCCACATGGAACCCATGGGCGCAGTTGCCGAGCTCCCTCACCTCATGCCCGCGCGCCACCTCACTCAGGCAGATGACGCAGGTCAGCTCCTCCACCCGGCGCGTCCTCGCGAAGCTCGAGAACTCCACCACATGGAGCTGCCTCTTTATCGACGACGACGGGGTTTCCGTGGCCGGGAAATAGAGCGCATTCTCTCCCCACGTTGGCGTCAGCGGCTCCGGCGGCCCGCACAGGCCGAGATAGGAGAAGACCAGCGAGACTGCGAAGTCAACGTAGGCGAGGAACCGGAAGAAGAGCATTACCGGCTTGGGCAGCACCAGGACGTACGAATGAAAGGGGCCGGCCATGAGCTCCTTGTTGCACAAGGATGGATTCCCTGagcttatacatatacatatatagggAGATCACGTACTCTAATTTTGCTTTGCGCCGCCGTCAACGTCGACCACCAACCTGACGGGGGTTGGTGCTCGTGCGCACCTCACCGGTCAAACATGGTTTCCAAGGCGTCGGTTGGTACGACGGGGGCAACCGAAGCATGGAGATGGCTGTCATGCCAACATTATCAGAATCTTTGACTCCCTAATTGATTATAAATGCCAATGATAATAATTAGGTCGATTTtaacatatataaattttaataccttaacattttgagtttttttcacactttgattgcactttgttatccattcatacagaaaagggtgacgtatttataaaccccaatgaTTTCGAAATTggaacaaaataaatattttatcttgaattttcGGATACCGATAGTACCATCATCataataccaccacttgacactaggcggtattaTCATCCAGTCTGACAGGATCATTTCTTGATAAAGTTTCAAATATTGAGTTCTGactgtaccaccgcttgataaggaATAAAAGTATtgacaaaaataaaaacttaaataCTTGATCAAGCTTTTGTCCCAAGTTAAAGAAGGTATAGTTTTGAGGAGCGCTGATAATGCTCAAGAGAGAGAAGATTACAGTATATATAAACAGTGATACATAAGAATATTGTGAATTGAAGTTGACAAATAGAAGGTGGACATGAACAGAACATACACAACGGGTAGGAAAACAAATAGCACTTGTTAAGTCGAATTTTGGTGTCGGATGTGAATTTTGGTGTCGACGTCTACTTTTGAGTTCATCTCGAGTAAAAATAGTGTTGGGTGAGGAAAAAGCTCAAATGAAAATCCTACTTAAGTCAATTTATGTTTAGATGATTCGATCAAAAGTTGAATTTATCAAACGCAATTAAGCCGACCGATCTCACGCCGAAAACCATTTTATAGTATGGCATGTAATTATTGAGTCTAAATTCATGATTAATGTAAAGAGTGTTATGTTCGATCATAAGTGAGATTATGAAGTTATACTATACGAGaaaatctctttattctgttgaggaaaatcctttctcaacgaagggaacgcctgctatctgctcttgccctactcacgaagtctctcgtttgtaaaccattctttgcatcgatccaagattgttatccttatcaggagcaccatcttggggAGCTAAATCGACCCTCCTCAATGGTGCCACATTATCTACCTCGTAAGCTTCAAGTTGAAGTGACATATTGGTTGGATGAAAGTGACGTGACAACTACGTATCAGTTGGCATGCATGAAATAAATAATCCCCATATCAACATTGCATAGTGAAAAATTAGGAATAATATCGACCCACACATATGAATTGATGTCTAGCGATCTAATTAAGGTTCTATAGATTGTTTATTCTTAATTTTTCAACTATTTTTCAATTATAATTGAGTGGATACAATTTTTCCGTATTATATTGAGCCGACCAATGTTTAatagaagcaatagatgaatatattCATCTCAAAATTATCAATGTGGAAGTAAATGCTGAATAAACCTCGCACCAATAAGATTAGCTATTTAATATACAATAAGAGAGAGGTAAGAGAGACATTAAGTTAACTACCATTCATAATAACATATGAAAACCTTTGAGTATTAGATTAATGCATGCATCTATGGCAGACAAATCACTGCAACAACCAGTCCCGTAGTTTACCAGATTCGTATAATCCTCCGAATATTGTGTTCTTACTTATATGACATGCATAATCCTTCAAAACAGAAGTCGGGATATGTAGTGGACGTCCTTATCATCTCCTTCTTGCTTCCCTTTTTGTTTTTTGCTTACCTCTTAGCTACCGACTGTTATCTTGTCAATTTTCtctttaatcttcttcttcatctatcaAATCCCCGTACACTCGAGGCATATTAAGTCACAGCAATCGAGGCATATGATCGAAAAAGGgataatattttgattcttatactAAGGATGATTGTTCGTAACAACTAGATGGGTTCAGAGACCAGGGAAAAATGATAACGAatagggttaattatagattatcttatATAATTAGCTACCTTTAGCATCTCAGTCTTTACATTTTAAGTTACATtcttatagttacgaaagtgaaatatctaagtCTACTTACCATAACATCGTTGGTTTATCAACGAAAACATAaaaacaaattataaaaatataattttaatatttcgattAGTGATAGTGAATGACGTCGATGGTAGAAGATGGCAACGCCGCTAGTGACTGCAGGTGGCTATTATGGATGACGAGAGTGACGGTGAAAGGTAAGGGTTGTTCGACAACTACGTCGATGATAGGTACGATGACGTACTTAACATTGAATTCTGAGACCCATATTTTTCTACTACCATCGGATACATCCGTAAGGAGCTCGACAACCGCTGGCTTGCCAGCCTCTCAGAGTTTCTCTTTCTAATCAACGAGAACCACAACGAATAGAACTCCTCCGACGAGCGAGCCCCCCATCTCCCTTTTTTTATACCCATGCTAAAACTAATGCGGCAACGAGGGGAGCAGCAAGAGCCCAATGGGTCAACGATGAGGTGACCACCACCATCTGCATCGATGCCATACAATTGTCGAGCGATAAAAGGACCACCAATGCAAATGCCAAGCGACTCTTTTGCCGACGCTGACATAAATGTAGAGCGACACCACTTGACAACCGGGTTAACACCGACACAAATGTAGAGCGACAAAAAGATTGCTTGATAATTACATCGACGTCAACATAAATGTAGAACAACTTTCACCTCTCGTCGCACCACTCTCTTCATCCATAACAATCACCCTTGATCATAACGATATCATCGTCTGTCACTATCAATATTGTTCGTCACCAttaactgaaatattaaaattattttttatattttattttaagattTCTATTAATAAAATCAACATTAGAATAAATAAATCTTgataaataatctataattaactctACCAAACACATTAGACTAGAAAAGACTTACTTTGATTTTTGGAGGTGATGATAACAGATGTTGGCTGCTTCACGAGAATGCAAACACCCACCAATTTACCCGTATACCAAGGAAACAACGTTATACGACGGCCAGTAATAAATCAGAAGATTCTCTCTCAGATGCGAGAGTACAGAACACTTGCGATTGTAGCAGAAATGGATTGTACTTTGGCTCAAATTATTTGTATTCGTTGGCTTTATATTAGCCTGGAGTTTGCGCCCAGCAAAATTAGTACATGAAAGCATGCATTAGCTTGATATGTATACCATAGTTTCCAAAATGGCCAACAGACGAACAATGAAAAATGAATGCAAACCATGCTACCACTCTGAACAAAGAACCATAAACCGTACCCCACCCCTCTCCCCTCCGATCGTAACCTCTTGCTCGAGTTGCCAGATAACAGTTCGTAAATATGTTCCTCCATTCGAAAAAAAATCAGAATACATCCTCATCAAACCAATTTGGTTTTGTGCTGTTAATACTACAGTGTTGCTAACCAGAAAGGAGGCTCCTCGGAGTTCTGATTTCTATTCACGAGCCCGTTTTCTGGACTTGTGTGTGCGAGTTTGATTTAGAAACTTCTCTCCTCGAGCAGAATGTGTGATGCCTTCTCCTTGCAGCTCCCTCTTAACATCCTTCTTCAGCTCCTTCAAACTTCTGCAGAAATTTTAGATAGTAACTTCTTATAGCATTATCAATGTGGTTAgcatataagaaaaagaaaatcaataaagtgGTTAGCCGAGGAACAAGGTTCTGCCAAACAACCTGGTAAAAGATGGTTTAAAAATTCCCAATGAACGAATAAATATATCCTCTGCTATCAACAGCCCatgattatattaataatatattaaggcAACAACAATAGATTGGGGGTCATGGGCTTCACCAAGGGGTGCACTAAGATTTACTATTTGTCAAAAAATAATCCAAATTGCAAGTAAACAACACGGAAAGACTAACGGAGAAATAGAATCAAACCTGTCTGGATGTGATCCATCTTCTACGCCATGTCTGGACAACCATCGGATGCATCCAGTGTGAGGTGGAACCAACGATCCAGATATATGAAGTATTTCTTCATCCAAACTATATGACATTATATTGTCAATTGTACTAAAATGGGTAATGAGTTTCTTTAATAAACATCTAAGCATACAAATACTAATGAAGATAAAAGATGAAAACAAAATGTAAATTTTTTCAGCATTTCTAACAACTTAAGACTATAATTTTAGCATCTCACCACAACCCAACTTGACTTTAATCACCAAGTTACTAGCTTTCAGAGGAGTTCAAAAAAATTAAGCAGGAATAGCTCTTGTCAGCCAACCTTTGTTCTTGTGCTTTTGGAGAATCATTATGACCTTTCTATTAGTTTCAACTAAAATCAATGGTCTATAGGAAGGAAACAACAGCTGATCCAAAGTCAACAACTGGAACATGAGGGAAGAGGGAAAAATAAAGAACTGACATATAATGATGTTCAGGCATctctaaagataaaaaataactgACATGAGTTGAAGGAAAAAAACTGCCATGAgggggagaaagaaaaagaacagaCACGAAGCATCTCTACTGAGACAATTAAGCACAATGTGTTTGTTATCCCATTTTATTATATCTCAGTACATATTCTGTACCTTAGTATGGAGGATGCAATAATTAGGTCAATTAAAAATTCATGTTGACAATTTTTTATGAGCTTGTACTAcagacatattcagcaataatcctTTTATCACATGAAGCGGTAAGTGAAGCTACACCCCCAGATCCGCAAGCTCCAAGGACTTTCATATTGAGGTGTCATGAGTTGCAGCAC includes:
- the LOC103984752 gene encoding brassinosteroid-responsive RING protein 1-like; its protein translation is MAGPFHSYVLVLPKPVMLFFRFLAYVDFAVSLVFSYLGLCGPPEPLTPTWGENALYFPATETPSSSIKRQLHVVEFSSFARTRRVEELTCVICLSEVARGHEVRELGNCAHGFHVECIDRWVDVGRETCPLCRAHLLPFVYPGRMWWRRFMWGL
- the LOC103984443 gene encoding uncharacterized protein LOC103984443 isoform X3, with product MLLEGKVVKLGKESIHVIVLGFSSAAIMLEDIREEFRYKIKHGAGVFASSSHKRHVIKTGSMIRFLVKSLDEEILHISGSLVPPHTGCIRWLSRHGVEDGSHPDRSLKELKKDVKRELQGEGITHSARGEKFLNQTRTHKSRKRARE